The Anomalospiza imberbis isolate Cuckoo-Finch-1a 21T00152 chromosome 7, ASM3175350v1, whole genome shotgun sequence genome has a window encoding:
- the RPL37A gene encoding large ribosomal subunit protein eL43, with product MAKRTKKVGIVGKYGTRYGASLRKMVKKIEISQHAKYTCSFCGKTKMKRKAVGIWHCGSCMKTVAGGAWTYNTTSAVTVKSAIRRLKELKDQ from the exons ATG GCCAAGCGCACCAAGAAGGTCGGGATCGTGGGTAAATATGGGACCCGTTACGGTGCGTCCCTTAGGAAAATGGTGAAGAAGATTGAAATCAGCCAGCATGCCAAGTATACCTGCTCCTTCTGTGGCAAG ACCAAAATGAAGAGGAAGGCTGTGGGTATCTGGCACTGTGGATCCTGCATGAAGACAGTTGCTGGTGGTGCCTGGACTTACAA TACCACCTCTGCAGTGACAGTCAAATCTGCCATCAGAAGACTGAAGGAACTGAAAGACCAGTAG